The DNA window gatcgattagtggttgaacaaatgaaattatttgataaattacattgttatacaacgttcgcactaccagttaaaacggggttttatgctatcttggtgacatttttcttgttgctaattattataacgtgttataactctgtagtgtaaatattgtattattaaaccaattctgcagcgttttatgttatataggtgttttatgttttttaggactgacataattatatcttcagtacagcggtttgtttcataatttaaaacagatttatttcaaaatttaaattggtatacctaaccgttctatttgttgtatactttgaaacgcgattagaactgtgtttcaaatattctggttgcagttgaaaaacgaaatagtgaacttgcacctttcgatttttctcctattttcagcaTGCGGAACTGAAGTGCAACTGGTGTAGATAATGCGCAAGTTGATTgtctaacatgtacacaagatgcgcattAGTCGCTGAGTTCTGAAAATAGGGAAAACACGAAAGGCGCAAGttaaatatttcgattttcaactgcaaccagaatacatagggcaggacagatactctgactgcataaactgggaaaacaattttaagtccagtaacgcttaagacatggcttgaattttaatcgaaaaagaacacccgcttaaactgctgctgggacggtaagttctattttaaaattttccgttttgtacagtacgaaacaaaagtgtttgaaattagaaaataaaaagttctgctaggaatgtgattgtttccgatgcaatttttttacgcgggggatacaggccgcgtaaaatgaaaaccgcataaatttcaaaatccgcgtaaaaaaatgccgcgcaaaaaaaccgcgtaaaaaacctgagtgtactctcctatataaaatactacgctgctgaacagtgcaataactacagaagcacgttgtcagatgccttactgataaaaaacatataaccgaaatatataccacatataaccgaaatatgaaacatatgaaagccaataggctttaccctacgcagctacaaagcgccgtaaacatggattaacaagttataacgcacacgcatgcataaaaataaatattttttttcaacgcaacactctcaagcagcacacataagtcgcatcctgccgtattgaattaaatccaaaccccccacccacccactttgcaaatcaccgtgctggtacccgaaaaatccgcacacggccaccgctgccgaaaatgcatagcgtctaccgcttagtgtagcgcccagacgctgcagccatgatcttacccgttcgacataagaacaaaaactgattcaaacgtgtacgcgtcacctctatttataaactaaccgtatatggtttagtcacttaggtgcgagtgtgcaaatgccaacgttgccgaaaatgggataagagcaacaactgatttaaacggacatgcgtcgcttctatttatgacttttcatGTTCGATTGAGCGACTAAGgtaccctctaatgacggctgtgtctgagaaatctgcctcacgaatggtaattttcccgtttttcgtgaactttataattttaccaatttccaaaagtctactttttttggggagatattaaattattgccaatatgtaagttaggtgtttctgaatcggttggtgtatgaatgaataaaatccatctagtaataccggagttataagcgtgcaaaccgtacatagtttcgttacatgggagatagtttagattttagaatgacacctagccccagatagtggagtaagacatttttaatgtaaaaaaaaatgctgaaagaaaTCTAAGACAGCTCAGaagcacttcaacaagcatgaatttgaaattttatccaaaatcggcccatttttcgaaaaatcaaaattcgcaaCCAGTAGGGAACACCCTAATGCGCAATCTTGTCCAGACCATGGGGCTGAAGTGTTATTCTCataagaaaataattatttctgaAATTACAAATAAAACTAACAGATTACGTTTTGAAGATGAAAACTGTTAATAGCGCACTTTTTCCCCATTTAACTCTAAAACAGGATTTTTAGGATGTAATCGCTCAAAAatgaaacattaaaaaataaaaattaaactaaatGAAACCTCAGCATGCAGAATGGGACGGTCCCTTTGCAATTACCAAGTAGTGAGTTGTGCGATTCATTGTCAGGCTTACAAACATCCTTTTACATCTATTTCTTAGAAACAGTTCGTCACATTCATGTTTCACATAAAAATTGGCACCTCAGTCCTATTATAGACCTTTCAAATCGACTATTTTCTAATAAGACTGTGAAATAGAGAAACGAGATGATACGATAAACCAAGATATACATATTTCTATATATagaaagaaaattaaaagcccttGAAATTGAATCTACTTTAAGTATCGGAAATGGTATCCCTTTCTGATTCAACTTAAGCTCCTCTCCTCATCATTGATTTAACGATCTGCATGCCACCATTAAACTATGGCAAATAATGTACCAGCAAACGACAGGATCCGATTTAAAAGGCAATGAAGCTTGatgaaagaaaataaattaaccTATCAAGGGGGTGGAAATTCGGGATCGGCTAATAATACGAAGACAAGTGCCGCTGCTTCCCGTTTGTTACCAAAGAAATGTTACTATCTCTAATCAACCGATATAATCAAGCAGGTTGGGATCGTAGGGGAAGTGTGCCTGAGACGGACAATTTAAGGATATGTAGCAAATTTGAATCATTCATTGACACATTGCTCGCAAATTGTTTCAgtgtgaaaaaaacatttttttaaagaatttgttttggaagtttgcgtgaagcgaattgatcaaaattttTGTACTTATAGTATATCATTTCCATAACACTCTGTATTTTTTCTATGCAAGAATATTGACAAAGAACTCGGTGACGAaggtttttgtagaacgtctctggaaagaaaacatgatttgcggtgttacctgccattccaaaactactaaaccgatttctttcaaactttgcatagggtaaggtggggtaaaacttacgtagtaaatggttttggctgttaaatgctcattttacatcggatcaagtcgttttacataccaaattaaaggcTAGACTGCTGGGCAACTTTccatatatagcattttatttagaTCTTAGAAATATCTtgtgatacaagcgttttacaaaaatgttcatttctgctgttttcaaaaatggtggggtaaacccgaccccctatgtttttggttgatttagtgcagatattatccaaattttatggtttttcaatgataaatcaatgaatgttgtgtcaTTAAATTGTAACATGAATGGAGTTCAATTTCAACCTTGGAATGCTGAAATCACGAACAGTgccacgtaatgatattcccatttgcatcggagcaattgctcgacgaatactataatcatcacgtttttatgtctttcgtttgtaattatgagccattttgcataaaaataataaataataacaataaaaatatatttcaaatcgaaaaataaaaattttcttagcaaaaaagcggtcggatttaccctaaTATTTaatggtcggatttgccccaccgcgtcatttttcattacgatgcaattaaaaaaaatatgaaaaagattgaactaaattcttctACGCACTTTgcaggactttaatcaaagaatttaaatccacttacatttattatgcaatcactttaacaatcagaaatatccactacgttgagtttttgaggtaaattttcaattaaggatttttttactcattttaaataaaaattactatttttcacgaaaaatgacgcttttcacgaaaaatgacgcccccttaaatgaaaaattatctcaaaaactcaacttatatattacattttctgattatacatcatattatcatgatttaatcttttccacaatattccgccacgtcactcggtcagttgctgcttgtctccaacctctcaggtgcccgatactctgccaggttctgctccacttggtccagctagcgggaacgctgcgctcctctccgtcttgtacctgccgggttgaaggtgaaaaccaacttggtggggttgttgtccggtATCCTCACAACATGCCACGCCCACCGTACtcttccagcttgagctacgTTCGGGATAGTTGGCTCACCATAGAGccgcgcaagttcgtggttcatccttctcctccacacgccatcctcctgcacaccaccgaagatcgttctcaacacccttctttcgaagacttctagtgcttgcagatcctcctcgagcattgtccacgtttcgtgcccgtagagagcCACTAATAAGTGTGgtgtacatggcgcatttcgtgcggtggtgaagcttcctggatctcaaaaTTTTGTGGAAtccatagtaagcacgacttccagagataatacgccttctgatctcccggctggtattaatgtccgcagtcaccaatgagtctagatagatgaactcgtcaaccacctcgaactcgtcgccgtcgatcgtaatactactgcccaagcgttccctatcgcgatcggttccgccagccagcaagtacttcgtcttagacacatttatcttcagtcctactcgtgctccttcgcgcttcagtcgggtgtacagatctgctaccgtctccttgtttctaccgattatgtccacgtcgttaacgaagcacacgaactgtccggacctcgtgaaaatcgtgccccgcatgctgaaccccgctcttcgcattacaccttccagcgctatattgaacagcaggcaggacaacccatcgccttgtcttagCCCCCAACGTGTTTCAAACGGATGCGAGAGGCtgcccgaaattttgacacaacaccttacaccatccatcgaAGCCTTAATCAGTttcccagggaagccgttctcgtccatcattttccatagctctacacgGTCCACCGTGTCGTATAcggctttaaagtcgatgaacaggtgatgtgtcgggacctggtattcacagcatttttggaggatttgctgtatagtaaagatttggtcgtttgttgatcAGCCGTTGATGATCCGGCCTGATAACTCGCGACAAATCCATTTACCCGCGGTGATAGGCGCCGGAACAGAATCTGGCatagcactttgtaagcggcatttgtcactgtgatcgctctgcagttttcacagtccaatttgtcgcctttTTTGTATATCGGGGTGATAACCCCTTCCTTcgactcctccggtagctgttctctGTCTCAGATTCTGTCGATTATTCGATGCATGCATTCCGTCAGTTTCTCCGGACCCACCTTGAAGAGTTCCGCTCctagaccatccttaccagctgTCTTGTTATTCTTAagctgttgaatagcctcgttaacctcattcagagtgggcgccggtacatccccgtcggctgcgacactgacataatcatcctcctcgaacgcccgattgcccgcctgcgcaccattcagatgttcattgtagtactgcctccacctttcgaccacctcacgttcgtccgtCAAGATGCCGCCTTCCTTGTCGCTACACATTCcggcccgcggcacaaaaccATTGCGAGAGTCAATCAGCTTCTTGAAGAACTCCCGCGTTTCCTGAGAGCGATACAGCAGCTCCATATCCTCTCTCTCAGACTCTTCCAGGCGCTTTTGTCCTGAAAAGGATGAGTCTGCTGTTTTCTCTTCCGTCGATATGACTCCACGTTCTGACGATTGGATTGAAGCAACATCGCTGCGCATGCTGCGTTCCGTCGACTCTTCTGTACGTATCCCAGGACGCTCTCCGCAGTACTGCTTATGGCTGCTTTAGTCCTGGTCCAACAGTCCTCAAAGGGAGCATCGATGAGCTCCTCCTCCGGTGGCAGCGCTGCTTCAAGATACTGCGCGTACGTTGTCGCGACGTTGGTTTCCCTCAATCGGTCTAGGTTATACCGTGGCGGGCGCCGGTATCTTACACAGTTcactacggatagttttggacgcagtttaaccatcacctgatagtggtccgagtcgatgttagcgccccgataggtccttacgtcgataatgtccgagaagtgccgtccatcaatcagaacatgatcaatttgcgtctctgtttgttgcggtgatctccaggtatatcggtgcaggaggcggagctggaagaaggtgctccttatggccatgttcttggaggtggCAAAATCGATTAGTCTTAGGCCGTTCTCGATCGACTGCTGGTGGGCGCTGAACCTTCCAATTACCGGTCCGTATTCCACCTCCTGGCCAACATAAGCATTAAGGTCGCCGATGACGATCTTGACATCATGTCTTGGGCAGCGATCGTATTCACACTCCAGCTGCGCGTAGAATTCGTCCTTGTCGTCATCGCTACTTCCGAGGTGGGGACTATGCACGTtaattatgctgatgttgaagaaccgGCCCTTGATCCTCAAGCTGCACATTCTGTTGCTGACCGGCCACCATCCGATCACACGCTTTTGCATCTCCCCCACCACCATAAAAGCTGTTCCCAGCTCGTGTGTACTGCCGTAGCTATGGTAGATAGTGTGGTTCCCGCGAAAGACCCGCACCGTAGACCCCTTCCAACACACCTCCTGAAGCGCCACAATGTCGAACTTGCGGTCTTTCACTATATTGGCAAGTATGCGAGTGCTCCCGATAAAGTTAAGCGACCTACAGTTTCATGTCCCAAGTTTCCAGTCTCTTGTCCGTTTCCGTTGCGTACGCCTGTGTCAATTTTGTCCATCCGAAATTTCTTGTTGAACTTCTTGAGCATGGTATTTTTATGGGTGGCTAGCTAGGCCTGCGCCAACCTTATAGTAACGCTGAAGGATCACGGGAAGTGagagatttgggctaagcgtTTATTTGaaggcggcgctggctcgccttgtcagagctgctttagggcatgtagtatttaggcctagaacatgtagggcccactacctcgtcctactaCACCCGCAATCAGCCCCCGCTAcatggttcgggtcgcgaatcacaactagttgctatcgcgactaagcattatccaccacctatgacccgcccggttgcttgcagcttaGCTTCCCTCATAGCGTTTTTCCACCACTACGGGGCACGGGTATTCAAAACTCAAAGTAGGGtttaggtatttttaatataGAATGTGTAAGTTTGaatgaaatcggttaagtagtttttaaatggcaggtagcaccgcaaatcatgttttttccagagacgttctacaaaaaccttcgtcaccgagtcgtttgtcgatattttttctTAGATAAACTACAGCACgttgttgaaatgatacacCATAATGTACacaagttttgataaatttgcttcacgaaAAGGTCTAAAAAATTcgcgaaaaaaagtgtttttttcacgctgaaaccatTTCCAGACCTTAATATTCTTTACAttatactacatcatttcaataacattctgtaattttttcatgcaaatatATCTACAAGCGACTTGGTGAAAAAGCCTTTGgtggaacgtctctggaaaaacaccaTTTGCGGTGttcactgccattcaaaaactacttgaccgatttatttcaaactttgtatacacattctatgttaaaaatacctaacccctacgttgagtttttgagataatttttcaattagggtTTTTTTACTAATAAAATGGCAGAATCGCtgtttttcaaggaaaaatttcgcctttttatgagtaaaaagcccccttaattgaaaaattatccctGTTGGAGCAACCCTAGGCTTAAGCATCATGAAatcatattaattaattatcctTCTCATTTTCACCTATACGAATGCTATCAgtaatattactttccttatcACTAGCCTTCGGCTAGTGATCGAAGTACAGTTCGGATAGGCCTTTTGCTGATTCCCTTTGCTCTGAATTCACATATATAgcttacacagaaaaaaatattttgtaattttaagtttattttcatgcacatatttggagcatgattataaatgtaaaattaagttccaccaaaaatccacccgacttgtcgtgctttcttcaacgaattttattataattctacacgtgtattgaaaattacagttcctTCAAACGAAAAACCAatgcttttcaatttattttttacacgcttattactgtaaaatgaataacatgtaatattacacgaatgaaagtgtaaaattgtatgctttttgttgctccaattgagtgcattgattttaacgtaattttcaatcaaagctttgattcaatctttgtatgtttacattcgtattgatttacatgtcgtttaaatttcattatttttttgcgtgTATGCAAACCAGTATACAGTCAGTTGAAATAAAAGATCGAAGTGATCACATCTTATTATACCTACATCGCTGTAAGAAATAGAGTGTCGTTACAATAAATCGTTCAGTTTTAATTGCAAGTAAGAACCAGATTTATCAAATCACGTTCCCTCGGTTAGGAGTTAGAGTTCGCCGCGCTTACATTttctggtccttcgagccggatcagCCGCGTTTTGTGAACATTAACTGCTGATAAAAAGTGAACCAGTGTTTCGCGGGCAGACTCCATACGGGTGGAGAGTGAACAATCTCGTCTTGCCATGTGTCGTCGGTACCATACCGAGTGTGATAAGTATCGTTATTGATCGAGTAGCAATTATTAAAAGTGCGCGAAAGACCGTTTGTATTAAATCTGGTCTCGTTGGTGTCGTAAAAGGAAGATTCGTCGTTTAGCGGGCAACGTGGTACCCACGTGGTGATCGTCACATTATACAGACAGGCTTGGCGTGGCTTGGGTTTTCATTGTGCCCCAGTGGACAATAGACATCGAACAAAGACATCGAGGTGACGCCATCATTGTCTCGAATTGCGAATTTGTAAGTACCACATGCGAGTGCTATCAATTGTATGAGGTGGCCCAATCGTTTAATTGGCTACAATATCGAAtgattttatttcatcgtttttGCTCCGTGTGCTTTTATCCCGAGCTGGTTGGTTGGTTATATGCATTGAGTGCTAGATCGATAGTCGTACTGTGAACGTAGGTGAGagctaaattaataaaatgtctGCATTAAGAACTTTGTCCCGCCAAGAGCGGTTTTACCTTGATACGATGAATAATTTGAAACAGTTTGTTGGAAATTACAATGCAGAACGCGACAAAGCGCAACTGGCGGGATGGAAGCAACGAGCAGAAAATTTGTATACAGAGTTCCAGAATAATCGTCTCCAAATAGAGGTGATGTGCAATGCTACCACCAAGCCCGCTGCTGGTGAGGAAGGACCACAGGTTAGTGAAGAAGCCAACCGTCTCGTACGTCAGggatttgaaaatgattatgtaaACGTCTACAGTTTTCTTACTAACGAACTTAGTAGACCTGATGTAAGACCGCCATTTGCAATTCCTTCAACCTCAGGGAATCAAATGGGCACAATGGAAGGTTCATTTTCTCGTATTAAGCTCCCTGAAGTGAAACTTCCAACATTCGACGGTACAGTATCCGAATGGATAACCTTTCGAGATACTTTCAAATCTCTAATTGAATCTAATCCCCAGTTGTcgcaaattgataaattttcctATCTGGTGGCATCGTTATCGAAAGATGCCAGAAAGGTGATCGAGTCAGTAGAGCACACTGCTGCCAATTATTCTGTTGCATGGAACCTGTTGGAAAAACGGTTCGACAATAAGAAACTTGTAGTTAAAACTTTTATCGATGCATTGTTTGCCATCGATTCTATGAAACAAGAATGTTATGATTCACTTATGTCGTTGGTGGATGATTTTGAAAGGAACTTGTGTATGATCGATAAAATGGATATCCCAACGGACGGCTGGAGTGTGTTATTGGCACATATGGTTTGCAGTCGCTTAGATTCATCTACGTTGAAGCAGTGGGAGACTCATCATAAATTTACCGAGGTTCCCAAATACAAGGACGTCGTCGCATTTCTCCGTACACACCTGACGGTGCTTCAGTCGCTTGCTCCGTCGAAGTCTCGCTCTTCTGATTCTGGTAAAGCGGAAACCTTTCGAACACTCAAATCACGAATTAATACAGTCCTCACAGTTACCAGTTCGTCGACCAACACGTGTCCGTTCTGCTCCAAACTTCCACACTCACCTTTTAAATGTgatattttccaaaaattatcgGTCACCCATCGTTTTGATCAAGTGAAAAGGAAAAACCTCTGCATTAACTGTTTCTCTTCGTCCCACCTCCTACGGCATTGCTCATCCCTTACATGCAGAGTATGCAACCAGAAACACCATACCATGCTCCACCAACCAACAAATGAGCGGTCAGTAGCTCAGGCACCCTCATCGAACGCACCTAGCTCGAACAGTCAACCCAACCAAGCCAATTTATCGAACCAATCTCCCTCGCACTCTCGGCCTATCTCGTCTCCAGAATTCCAATCGCCACCAGCCACAGCCTCTAGCCTCGTCTCCACCACTCCAGTCGGTTGTTCTCGGAATGTTCCTTCTACGGTTCTACTACAGACAGCCGTCATCAAAGTCGTCGATTCGCATGGAAACCCTCAGTGGGCAAGAGCGCTATTAGATCCTGCATCCCAGTTGAGTCTTGTCACGGAAAACTTAGTCCAGAAACTCCAGCTTCGTCGCATTTCCGATCGTCAAGAAATAGGAGGTGTGGGTAACTCAATCGTCGTCTCCTATCACGCAGTTGTCATTCAGATAGGGTCTCGCTGCACCGATTTCACTGCTCAGGCACGGTGTCatgttttgaagaaaattactcGAGAACTACCAGTGAAATGCCTTGATTCGTCACAATGGACCATCCCCTCCAATGTCGTATTAGCTGATCCGCATTTCAACGAGCCTGGACCTATTGATATCCTAATTGGAATGGATATGTATTACGATCTACTCTTGGAAGGCTTTACAAAGCTGGGACACGAAAAGCCAATCCTACAGAACACCGTTTTTGGCTGGGTTGCATCAGGGAAAATAGGATCCAACCCACAATCAACTCCCAAGCTCGTTCATGCATTAAGTACGCTATCCCTTGACGAGCAGCTTTCTCGTTTTTGGGAGATTGAGTCATGCTGGACCAACAGCACTCATTCGTTGGAAGAAACGGGTTGTGAAGAACACTTTGCCAATACTGCCTTTCGGGATCAGTCAGGTCGGTTTGTAGTCACCCTTCCAAAACGTCCGTCGGTTATAAGCAAACTGGGCAACTCAAAAGAGATTGCCACTCGAAGATTTCTAGGGTTAGAGCGTCGTCTAATTTCGAATCCAAAGCTAAGTGCAGCTTATGCTTCTTTCATAAATGAATACCATCAGTTGAATCATATGAGAGAAATCAACGACACTTCCTCAGTTGATCCGTTTTCGTACTACTTGCCACACCATGGCGTTGAGAAGGTGGATAGCACCACAACAAAACTACGGGTGGTATTTGACGCATCATGTCGATCTGACAGCGGCATATCTCTGAATCAGGCATTGATGGTGGGTCCTGTAATCCAGGATGATTTGTTGGCAATTATTCTCCGTTTTCGAATGCATCGCTATGTGATTATCGCCGACATAGAGAAGATGTTTCGCCAAATTCGGATACACCCCACGGACTACCCACTGCAACGAATTCTATGGCGCAGTACATCTTCTGAACCTCTCGGCACATTCGAATTAGTGACAGTGACTTACGGCACGGCCTCTGCTCCATATCTAGCAACGAAGTGCCTACAGCAGCTGTCAAGAGATGAGTCGAAGGAATTTCCCCATGCATCACTAGTCCTGGAGAAGGATTTTTATATGGATGACATGCTGACCGGTGTCGATGATGAGGAAGAGGGAGTGGAACTTTGTAGACAACTTCTATGTTTGCTAAAATCTGCCGGTTTCATCCTTCGTAAATGGGCATCCAACTCATCTACCATTTTATCAACAATTCCCACTGACTTGCGAGATGAGCGTGTTGCCCTTACTCTCGATTCACCGTCAACGTCGATCAAGACCTTGGGCTTGCAGTGGCATCCATCCGATGACATGTTCCGTTATTCCGTTCCTGATTGGACCGAGGAGGGTGCAATAACTCGACGAATCATTCTATCGGACACCGCCCGGCTGTACGATCCACTCGGACTGGTCGGTCCGGTCGTAGTCTTAGCCAAAATCTTCATCCAATCACTTTGGAAAACTTCGAAAAATTGGGACGAACCGTTAGATGACACTCAGCAGCAGTACTGGAGCAACTTTCGTAGCAGCTTAGAAGAGCTTGATTCGCTAGTTATACCTCGATGGGCATCCGCCGCCAGTGTTCCAGTACTCATCGAATTCCATGAATTTTGTGACGCATCCGAGAAGGCATATGGTGCCTGCCTTTATATACGAACAGTTTCCAGAAACGGGACTATCTCCGTGCGCCTAATGGCCGCCAAATCAAAGGTCGCGCTTCTGGGAGATTCGAAAAAGCAAAGGCGTGTCTGCATTCCAAGGTTGGAGCTTTCAGCTGCGCTTCTTTTGAGCCACCTCTATCACAAGGTCCAAACTAGCACTGCACTCAACgtcaaatcatttttttggaCTGACTCAATGATTACCCTTCATTGGCTCAGTTCTTGTCCATCACGATGGAAAACTTTTATAGCCAATCGAGTGTCGGAGGTGCAGCATCTCACTGCTGGTAGCATCTGGGCACATGTTCCTGGCATAGAAAACCCGGCAGATATCATTTCTCGCGGAGTATATCCCGATCAGCTCAAGGAATTGAAAACCTGGTGGAATAGTGCACCATGGCTTGATCAACCATCCCGCTTTTGGCCCACCATAATTCCACAAACATCTGTTAACTTGCCAAAGGATATACTAGAAGAAAGACCAGTATCGCTCGCTGTTCAGGTGCCGCcaccaaataaaatattttctctGCGATCGTCGTTTTCGGCTCTTATTCGCCTCGTGGCGCTTGTTCGTCTTGTCCATCATAACGCCAAACCCAAAAATCGCAATAATCGGCAATATGGGTTCCCAAGTACAGTTGAACTAGACGAAGCCGTTAAAACATTGGTTCGATTAGCACAGTTTGAAGCCTTTTCTAAAGATATTATCGCAGTGAAAACCAACGGCCAGGTGGGACCAAACTCCGATTTAAAAACCCATGCCCCAATACTGGTTGATGGAGTTCTGCGTGTTCGTGGTCGGCTAAGACATGCAGCTATTTCCGAGAATAGGAAACATCCAATGATCCTGCCAGCACGACATCCGTTAACTAAGGCTATCATGATACACTATCACCAAAGCCATCTCCACGCCGGACCTCAGCTTCTCGTAGCATGCGTCCGGGAAAAGTTTTGGCCACTTCGCATC is part of the Topomyia yanbarensis strain Yona2022 chromosome 1, ASM3024719v1, whole genome shotgun sequence genome and encodes:
- the LOC131675980 gene encoding uncharacterized protein LOC131675980, with translation MNNLKQFVGNYNAERDKAQLAGWKQRAENLYTEFQNNRLQIEVMCNATTKPAAGEEGPQLSQIDKFSYLVASLSKDARKVIESVEHTAANYSVAWNLLEKRFDNKKLVVKTFIDALFAIDSMKQECYDSLMSLVDDFERNLCMIDKMDIPTDGWSVLLAHMVCSRLDSSTLKQWETHHKFTEVPKYKDVVAFLRTHLTVLQSLAPSKSRSSDSGKAETFRTLKSRINTVLTVTSSSTNTCPFCSKLPHSPFKCDIFQKLSVTHRFDQVKRKNLCINCFSSSHLLRHCSSLTCRVCNQKHHTMLHQPTNERSVAQAPSSNAPSSNSQPNQANLSNQSPSHSRPISSPEFQSPPATASSLVSTTPVGCSRNVPSTVLLQTAVIKVVDSHGNPQWARALLDPASQLSLVTENLVQKLQLRRISDRQEIGGVGNSIVVSYHAVVIQIGSRCTDFTAQARCHVLKKITRELPVKCLDSSQWTIPSNVVLADPHFNEPGPIDILIGMDMYYDLLLEGFTKLGHEKPILQNTVFGWVASGKIGSNPQSTPKLVHALSTLSLDEQLSRFWEIESCWTNSTHSLEETGCEEHFANTAFRDQSGRFVVTLPKRPSVISKLGNSKEIATRRFLGLERRLISNPKLSAAYASFINEYHQLNHMREINDTSSVDPFSYYLPHHGVEKVDSTTTKLRVVFDASCRSDSGISLNQALMVGPVIQDDLLAIILRFRMHRYVIIADIEKMFRQIRIHPTDYPLQRILWRSTSSEPLGTFELVTVTYGTASAPYLATKCLQQLSRDESKEFPHASLVLEKDFYMDDMLTGVDDEEEGVELCRQLLCLLKSAGFILRKWASNSSTILSTIPTDLRDERVALTLDSPSTSIKTLGLQWHPSDDMFRYSVPDWTEEGAITRRIILSDTARLYDPLGLVGPVVVLAKIFIQSLWKTSKNWDEPLDDTQQQYWSNFRSSLEELDSLVIPRWASAASVPVLIEFHEFCDASEKAYGACLYIRTVSRNGTISVRLMAAKSKVALLGDSKKQRRVCIPRLELSAALLLSHLYHKVQTSTALNVKSFFWTDSMITLHWLSSCPSRWKTFIANRVSEVQHLTAGSIWAHVPGIENPADIISRGVYPDQLKELKTWWNSAPWLDQPSRFWPTIIPQTSVNLPKDILEERPVSLAVQVPPPNKIFSLRSSFSALIRLVALVRLVHHNAKPKNRNNRQYGFPSTVELDEAVKTLVRLAQFEAFSKDIIAVKTNGQVGPNSDLKTHAPILVDGVLRVRGRLRHAAISENRKHPMILPARHPLTKAIMIHYHQSHLHAGPQLLVACVREKFWPLRIRDLARQVVYSCINCFRCRPHNLEQLMGDLPPERVTPTLPFLGTGVDLCGPFQYRKIKKGSSIKSFVAIFVCLVTKATHIELVYDLSTAPFIAALHRFIARRGKPNLIECDNAKNFKGTARELVDLSRQFYSQQHQGAVINRCAEDGITFKFIPPRSPHFGGLWEAAVKLLKHHLRRTMGNSVLSKDEFVTLLARIEACLNSRSLTPLSADPNDLEVLTPGTSLYIVPLRAFPNPISLKSLEIGWIVGKRIKNFYGVSGNGGRSTICPDYSHDNNIRVVNVRTADGEYRRAINKICILPVREPTTDTIEADSRIPDLQ